A single window of Rhizobiaceae bacterium DNA harbors:
- a CDS encoding ATP-binding protein: MSLPRLSPLMLVPYLGLIVALSLGAWSYFRADQYRLKSEEILSETYEIQWRVAQVRERLIRVSGYLQVADKAGILDPDIHRQIQLIDVNVKQLLALPYVETFMPTRERQMLKELNSRINAEVAPTLTARKNFPNALATMQALEKQMIEISSSTVNHSSTLQQQTLIDIAATRNWYYFGIALALVAICALALHQRYVLKDRHNKQMRSLAVLYQHMTHTRVSALRLFTESLGSRKPSPTLVEAAHRTATELETINDTLLAITAARRDNQTKPLGDILLQLRQNDADGLIIDVSPAARDLPIPSRLFILLLSELVSNARTAVNGVANGSITIRGDVKPARLWRGSELNLEVTDNGRGMSPEILSKARTPYFSTKSGRHMGLGLTSCTEIVETLRGKLRLHSAIQKGTTVHMRLPVETARF, encoded by the coding sequence ATGAGCCTCCCCCGACTCTCGCCGTTGATGCTTGTCCCGTATCTCGGCCTTATCGTCGCTCTCAGCCTTGGAGCATGGTCCTACTTCCGCGCGGATCAGTACCGCCTGAAATCGGAAGAAATTCTCAGCGAGACCTATGAAATCCAGTGGCGCGTCGCCCAGGTCCGCGAGCGGCTCATCCGTGTCTCAGGCTACCTGCAAGTGGCCGACAAGGCCGGCATTCTGGACCCCGACATTCACCGCCAAATTCAATTGATCGACGTCAATGTGAAGCAGCTGTTGGCGCTGCCCTACGTCGAAACCTTCATGCCGACACGAGAGCGGCAGATGCTGAAGGAGCTGAATTCAAGGATCAATGCCGAAGTTGCCCCTACGCTTACAGCTCGGAAGAACTTTCCGAATGCCCTTGCGACCATGCAGGCTCTGGAAAAACAAATGATCGAGATATCCAGCTCGACGGTCAATCACAGCTCGACCCTGCAGCAACAGACCCTGATCGATATCGCAGCTACTCGGAATTGGTACTACTTCGGCATTGCCCTTGCCCTGGTCGCGATCTGCGCCCTGGCGCTGCATCAGCGTTACGTGCTCAAGGATCGCCATAACAAGCAAATGCGGTCGCTCGCTGTCCTCTATCAGCATATGACCCATACGCGTGTCAGCGCCTTGCGTCTCTTCACCGAATCGCTTGGATCGCGGAAGCCCTCTCCAACGCTCGTCGAGGCCGCTCATCGGACAGCAACAGAACTCGAAACGATCAACGATACGCTCCTCGCCATCACGGCGGCCAGGCGCGACAATCAGACGAAACCCCTTGGCGACATTCTGTTGCAGCTTAGACAGAACGACGCCGACGGTCTCATCATCGACGTGAGCCCCGCCGCCCGCGATCTGCCGATACCATCCAGGCTCTTTATCCTGCTCTTGAGCGAACTCGTGTCGAACGCCCGCACCGCCGTCAACGGCGTTGCAAACGGCTCGATCACGATCCGAGGGGACGTCAAACCCGCTCGATTATGGCGGGGGTCTGAACTCAATCTCGAAGTGACCGACAACGGCCGCGGCATGTCGCCTGAGATTTTAAGCAAAGCCCGGACCCCATACTTTTCGACCAAGTCCGGCCGCCATATGGGGCTCGGCCTGACCAGCTGCACGGAAATCGTCGAAACGCTAAGAGGCAAGCTCCGCCTACACTCCGCCATTCAGAAAGGAACAACCGTTCACATGCGGCTTCCTGTAGAAACCGCGCGGTTCTAG
- a CDS encoding helix-turn-helix domain-containing protein, producing MPRHRSDGKHKADFAADWNDDERLHKRLSKALIHIRDLNGLMNKELAVRLKVTEGYMSQVLHGRRDVRLSMLNRMSKEFGIEAYELLEDKWGEGEPRRRRAKSSRKRGEAA from the coding sequence ATGCCGCGACATCGAAGTGATGGCAAGCACAAGGCAGATTTTGCAGCAGACTGGAATGACGATGAGCGGCTGCACAAGCGCTTGAGCAAGGCACTCATTCATATTCGGGATTTGAACGGCCTGATGAACAAGGAGTTGGCCGTGCGGCTTAAAGTGACGGAAGGGTATATGTCTCAGGTCCTGCATGGCCGGCGCGACGTGCGCTTATCGATGTTGAACCGAATGTCGAAAGAGTTCGGGATCGAGGCGTACGAATTGCTCGAAGACAAATGGGGAGAGGGAGAACCGCGGAGGCGACGCGCTAAATCCTCGCGAAAGCGAGGGGAAGCGGCCTAG
- a CDS encoding type II toxin-antitoxin system VapB family antitoxin has protein sequence MPLDIKVSTVDELAEQVRVQLGARTKTDAVRTALRHEQERGEAEVPLRQKFAAIRKELRNELGPPPRDLDMKKIMDDLWEHGA, from the coding sequence ATGCCGCTCGACATCAAGGTTTCTACCGTCGACGAACTGGCTGAACAAGTGCGCGTGCAACTCGGCGCACGCACGAAGACAGATGCGGTCAGGACAGCTTTGCGACACGAACAGGAGAGAGGTGAAGCCGAGGTGCCTCTGCGCCAGAAGTTTGCGGCGATCCGCAAGGAATTGCGAAACGAACTCGGGCCGCCGCCCCGCGACCTCGACATGAAAAAGATCATGGACGATCTGTGGGAGCATGGCGCATGA